One Candidatus Desulfatibia profunda DNA window includes the following coding sequences:
- a CDS encoding DUF2764 family protein produces MKYYFLASYLPDIQPDDIKIRVGLSDLLEERFHIAAQDWKEIELVLLGRDIFIIEKLLSGKTVSIEYSLYDLEFWRDQVKSPKEGPEFLLDFLKSARPDAFGPREVDRLYGVYYEYVLASSKSDFLRGYFSFERDLRNILAALRARQLGLDPAEYVTGEGELVEILGSSSAEDFGLGGEYPWIENLLRAEEPHQRQEVIEQILWNYLNEHVGPDPFDFSVILAYLLKVQILHKRLALNQAHGMEKVRRLGGY; encoded by the coding sequence ATGAAATACTATTTTCTTGCTTCCTACCTGCCGGACATACAGCCGGACGACATAAAGATACGTGTCGGCCTGAGCGATCTCCTTGAAGAGCGATTTCACATCGCTGCCCAGGACTGGAAGGAGATCGAGCTGGTCCTTTTAGGGCGTGATATTTTTATTATCGAAAAATTGCTTTCCGGGAAAACGGTCTCGATTGAATACTCCCTTTATGATCTTGAATTTTGGCGAGATCAGGTAAAATCACCTAAAGAAGGCCCTGAATTCCTGCTGGATTTCCTGAAAAGCGCGAGGCCTGATGCCTTTGGACCGCGTGAGGTCGATCGCCTTTATGGGGTGTACTATGAATATGTGCTGGCCTCAAGCAAGAGTGATTTCCTGCGCGGCTATTTTAGCTTTGAACGGGACTTGCGCAATATACTGGCAGCCTTACGGGCTCGCCAGTTAGGGCTTGACCCTGCCGAATATGTGACCGGCGAGGGCGAGTTGGTGGAGATACTCGGTAGCTCAAGCGCTGAAGATTTCGGTCTGGGGGGAGAATACCCCTGGATTGAAAACCTCCTCAGGGCTGAGGAACCGCATCAGCGCCAGGAAGTCATCGAACAAATACTCTGGAACTATCTTAATGAACATGTGGGTCCGGATCCCTTTGATTTCAGCGTCATTCTGGCCTACCTGCTGAAGGTGCAGATCCTGCACAAGCGGCTGGCCCTGAATCAAGCGCATGGTATGGAAAAGGTCCGGCGATTAGGGGGATACTGA